From Pseudomonas sp. StFLB209, a single genomic window includes:
- a CDS encoding NADP-dependent isocitrate dehydrogenase: MSNRSKIIYTFTDEAPALATYSLLPIIEAFTASSDIDVETRDISLAGRVLASFPESLRADQQIPDHLAELGKLATTPEANIIKLPNISASVPQLKATIKELQEQGYAIPDYPEAPSTDAEKDARARYDKVKGSAVNPVLREGNSDRRAPLSVKNYARKHPHKMGAWAADSKAHVAHMSSGDFYGSEKGALIEADDSLKIELIAKDGTATVLKEKTAVKAGEIIDSSVLSKKALRSFIAAEIDDAKKQGVLFSVHLKATMMKISDPIIFGQIVEEFYQDALTKHADVLKEIGFDLNNGIGDLYNRIGSLPADKQAAIKADIDAVYAARPQLAMVNSDKGITNLHVPSDVIVDASMPAMIRDSGKMWGTDGQLHDAKAVIPDRSYATIYQAVIEDCKKHGAFDPTTMGSVPNVGLMAQKAEEYGSHDKTFQVKTDGVVRVSNSKGEVLLEQNVEAGDIFRACQTKDAPIQDWVKLAVNRARASSTPALFWLDPARGHDALVIDKVKKYLGDHDTSGLDIQILTPVEAMKLTLERTRAGKDTISATGNVLRDYLTDLFPIMELGTSAKMLSIVPLMNGGGLFETGAGGSAPKHVQQFVEENFLRWDSLGEFLALAASLEHLGNAYNNPKALVLSKTLDQATGEFLDRNKSPSRKVGSIDNRGSHFYLTLFWAQALAAQNDDAALKAQFAPLAKTLTDNEEKIVAELNAVQGKPVEIGGYYFAKPELASKAMRPSETLNAAIAAL; encoded by the coding sequence ATGTCCAACCGCTCGAAGATCATCTACACCTTCACCGACGAAGCTCCGGCCCTCGCCACTTATTCCCTGCTGCCCATCATCGAAGCGTTCACGGCTTCGTCCGACATCGACGTCGAGACCCGTGACATTTCCCTGGCGGGCCGTGTATTGGCCAGCTTCCCGGAGTCGCTGCGCGCCGACCAGCAAATCCCGGATCATCTTGCCGAGTTGGGCAAACTGGCTACCACACCAGAAGCCAACATCATCAAACTGCCGAACATCAGTGCTTCGGTTCCGCAACTCAAAGCCACCATCAAAGAGCTGCAGGAACAGGGCTACGCCATTCCTGACTACCCTGAAGCGCCGTCCACTGACGCCGAGAAAGACGCCCGCGCCCGCTACGACAAGGTCAAGGGCAGTGCCGTGAACCCGGTCCTGCGCGAAGGCAACTCCGACCGTCGCGCACCGCTGTCGGTCAAGAACTACGCGCGCAAGCACCCGCACAAGATGGGCGCCTGGGCAGCAGACTCCAAGGCCCATGTAGCCCACATGAGCAGTGGCGATTTCTACGGCAGCGAAAAAGGCGCCCTGATCGAAGCCGACGACAGCCTGAAGATCGAACTGATCGCCAAGGACGGCACTGCCACCGTCCTGAAAGAGAAAACCGCCGTCAAGGCCGGTGAAATCATTGACAGCTCGGTACTGAGCAAAAAGGCCCTGCGCAGCTTCATCGCGGCCGAGATCGACGACGCCAAGAAACAAGGCGTACTGTTCTCGGTGCACCTTAAAGCCACCATGATGAAGATCTCCGATCCGATCATCTTCGGCCAGATCGTCGAAGAGTTCTATCAGGACGCCCTGACCAAGCACGCCGACGTGCTCAAGGAAATCGGCTTTGACCTGAACAACGGTATCGGTGACCTGTACAACCGTATCGGCAGCCTGCCGGCCGACAAGCAAGCCGCAATCAAGGCTGACATCGACGCCGTGTACGCTGCTCGCCCACAACTGGCGATGGTCAACTCCGACAAGGGCATCACCAACCTGCACGTACCAAGCGACGTGATCGTCGATGCTTCGATGCCAGCCATGATCCGTGACTCGGGCAAGATGTGGGGCACCGATGGCCAACTGCACGACGCCAAGGCCGTGATCCCGGATCGCAGCTACGCCACCATCTACCAGGCGGTTATCGAAGACTGCAAAAAGCACGGCGCATTCGATCCGACCACCATGGGCAGCGTGCCGAACGTCGGCCTGATGGCCCAGAAAGCCGAAGAGTACGGCTCTCACGACAAGACCTTCCAAGTCAAGACTGACGGCGTTGTACGTGTATCCAACAGCAAGGGTGAAGTCCTGCTGGAGCAGAACGTCGAAGCGGGCGATATCTTCCGCGCCTGCCAGACCAAAGACGCACCGATCCAAGACTGGGTCAAACTCGCCGTCAACCGCGCTCGCGCCAGCAGCACGCCTGCGCTGTTCTGGCTGGACCCGGCACGTGGTCACGACGCACTGGTGATCGACAAGGTCAAGAAGTACCTGGGCGACCACGACACTTCGGGCCTGGACATCCAGATCCTGACCCCGGTCGAGGCGATGAAGCTGACCCTGGAGCGCACCCGCGCCGGCAAAGACACCATCTCGGCCACCGGTAACGTACTGCGCGACTACCTGACCGACCTGTTCCCGATCATGGAGCTGGGCACCAGCGCCAAGATGCTGTCGATCGTGCCGCTGATGAACGGTGGCGGCCTGTTCGAAACCGGTGCTGGCGGTTCGGCGCCAAAGCACGTGCAGCAGTTCGTCGAAGAGAACTTCCTGCGCTGGGACTCGCTGGGCGAATTCCTGGCTCTGGCGGCTTCTCTGGAGCACCTGGGCAACGCCTACAACAACCCGAAAGCACTGGTGCTGTCCAAGACGCTGGACCAGGCGACCGGTGAGTTCCTGGACCGCAACAAGTCGCCATCGCGCAAAGTCGGCAGCATCGACAACCGCGGCAGCCATTTCTACCTGACCCTGTTCTGGGCTCAGGCACTGGCAGCACAGAATGACGACGCGGCCCTGAAGGCCCAGTTCGCGCCACTGGCCAAGACCCTGACCGACAACGAAGAGAAAATCGTTGCCGAGCTCAATGCGGTACAAGGCAAGCCGGTTGAGATTGGCGGTTACTACTTCGCCAAGCCGGAGCTGGCCAGCAAGGCCATGCGTCCTAGCGAGACCCTGAACGCGGCAATCGCTGCGCTGTAA
- a CDS encoding NUDIX hydrolase, with translation MTWQAHVTVATIVEDQGRFLFVEELQSGQPVLNQPAGHLDPNESLQRAAVRETLEETGWDVELTGVVGIYLYTAPSNGVTYQRICFAAKPLKHNPDYQLDDGIIGPVWLNRDELVTQQARWRSELVLRCVDDYLQGERFSLELLRDKA, from the coding sequence ATGACCTGGCAAGCCCACGTAACCGTCGCCACTATCGTTGAAGATCAGGGCCGCTTCCTGTTCGTCGAGGAGCTGCAAAGCGGCCAGCCGGTACTGAATCAGCCGGCCGGACATCTGGATCCGAATGAAAGCCTGCAGCGCGCGGCAGTGCGCGAAACCCTGGAAGAAACCGGCTGGGATGTGGAGCTGACCGGGGTGGTCGGCATTTACCTGTACACCGCACCTAGCAATGGCGTCACATATCAGCGAATCTGCTTTGCCGCCAAGCCCCTCAAGCACAACCCCGACTATCAACTGGACGACGGCATCATCGGCCCGGTCTGGCTGAATCGCGATGAACTGGTTACCCAACAGGCACGCTGGCGCAGTGAGCTGGTGCTGCGCTGTGTCGATGATTACCTGCAAGGCGAGCGTTTCAGTCTTGAGCTGCTGCGCGACAAGGCATGA
- the mnmA gene encoding tRNA 2-thiouridine(34) synthase MnmA, producing the protein MSDSALPNTDKPRVIVGMSGGVDSSVSAVLLLEQGYQVEGLFMKNWEEDDGTEYCTAKEDLADAQAVCDRIGIKLHTANFAAEYWDHVFEHFLEEYKAGRTPNPDILCNREIKFKAFLDYALSLGADLIATGHYVRRRDTATHTELLKGLDPNKDQSYFLHAVGGEQIARTLFPVGELEKPEVRAIAEKHGLITARKKDSTGICFIGERRFTDFLRQYLPAQPGEIKTTEGEVIGQHAGLMYHTIGQRQGLGIGGLKDAGDEPWYVLEKDLTHNELIVGQGNDHPWLFSRALLASQIYWVNPIDLHSPRRLTAKVRYRQADQACTLEKTANGYRAVFDEPQRAVTPGQSVVFYDGEICLGGGVIETAEPWHSKDMV; encoded by the coding sequence ATGTCTGATTCTGCCCTTCCAAACACCGATAAACCCCGTGTCATCGTCGGCATGTCCGGCGGCGTGGATTCCTCCGTATCCGCCGTTCTGCTGCTGGAACAGGGCTATCAGGTGGAAGGTCTGTTCATGAAGAACTGGGAAGAAGACGACGGCACCGAATACTGCACCGCGAAAGAAGACCTGGCCGACGCCCAGGCCGTTTGCGACCGCATCGGCATCAAGCTGCACACGGCCAACTTCGCTGCCGAGTACTGGGATCACGTGTTCGAACACTTCCTGGAAGAGTACAAGGCCGGCCGCACGCCCAACCCCGACATCCTGTGCAACCGGGAAATCAAGTTCAAGGCATTCCTTGACTATGCGCTGAGCCTGGGCGCCGACCTGATTGCCACCGGCCATTATGTGCGTCGCCGCGACACCGCCACCCACACTGAGCTGCTCAAGGGCCTGGACCCGAACAAGGACCAGAGCTATTTCCTGCATGCCGTCGGCGGCGAGCAGATCGCCCGCACCCTGTTTCCGGTCGGTGAACTGGAAAAACCCGAAGTGCGGGCGATTGCCGAGAAACACGGCCTGATCACCGCCCGCAAGAAAGACTCGACCGGGATCTGTTTCATCGGCGAGCGACGCTTCACCGACTTTCTGCGCCAGTACCTGCCTGCCCAGCCCGGCGAGATCAAGACCACTGAAGGCGAAGTCATCGGCCAGCATGCCGGGCTGATGTACCACACCATTGGCCAGCGCCAGGGCCTGGGCATTGGCGGTCTGAAAGACGCCGGCGACGAGCCCTGGTATGTGCTGGAAAAAGACCTGACCCACAACGAGCTGATCGTCGGTCAGGGCAACGATCATCCATGGCTGTTCTCGCGTGCCCTGCTGGCTTCGCAAATTTACTGGGTCAACCCGATTGACCTGCACAGCCCGCGACGACTGACTGCCAAGGTCCGCTATCGCCAGGCCGACCAGGCCTGCACCCTGGAGAAAACCGCCAACGGTTACCGTGCAGTGTTTGACGAGCCGCAACGCGCTGTCACACCAGGGCAATCGGTGGTGTTCTATGACGGTGAAATCTGCCTGGGCGGCGGCGTGATTGAAACTGCCGAACCCTGGCACAGCAAGGACATGGTTTGA